Proteins from a genomic interval of Zingiber officinale cultivar Zhangliang chromosome 1B, Zo_v1.1, whole genome shotgun sequence:
- the LOC122045950 gene encoding transcription factor ILI6-like — protein sequence MSSRRNRARQSGSSRITDEQINDLVSKLQSVLPEAGIRRNDRASAAKVLQETCNYIRSLHREVDDLSERLSKLLEESSSDQAAIIRSLLM from the exons ATGTCGAGCAGGAGAAACAGAGCGAGGCAATCAGGCTCGTCCAGGATCACGGATGAACAGATCAATGATCTGGTCTCCAAGCTGCAATCCGTCCTCCCCGAGGCCGGCATTCGCAGAAACGATAGA GCATCGGCAGCCAAGGTGCTGCAGGAAACCTGCAACTACATCAGAAGCTTGCACCGGGAGGTCGATGACTTGAGCGAGAGACTGTCGAAGCTGCTGGAAGAAAGCAGTAGCGATCAAGCTGCCATCATTAGGAGCTTGCTCATGTGA